Proteins encoded within one genomic window of Candidatus Eisenbacteria bacterium:
- a CDS encoding MIP/aquaporin family protein has protein sequence MTLARRLVGEGIATALLLATVVGSGIMGERLAGGSVGLALLANSIATGAALVALILAFGPISGAHMNPVVSLADALRGRHSWPQAASYAVTQVLGAVVGTGTANLMFSEPVFALSRHARSGGAQVLSEFVATFGLLGVILGCSRVGPTAVALAVGAYISAAYWFTASTSFANPAVTLARSLTDTFAGIRPVDVPGFIAAQITGAVAATAVFGWLLAGDASKEHTR, from the coding sequence ATGACGCTCGCGCGCCGTCTGGTCGGGGAGGGGATCGCCACGGCGCTCCTGCTCGCGACCGTCGTCGGGTCGGGCATCATGGGCGAGCGTCTCGCAGGCGGATCGGTCGGGCTCGCGCTGCTCGCGAACTCGATCGCGACCGGCGCCGCCCTCGTCGCGCTCATTCTCGCCTTCGGGCCGATCTCCGGGGCACACATGAACCCCGTCGTCTCGCTTGCGGATGCCCTGCGCGGGCGTCACTCGTGGCCGCAGGCGGCGAGCTACGCGGTGACACAGGTGCTCGGCGCCGTCGTCGGTACCGGTACGGCGAACCTGATGTTCAGCGAGCCCGTCTTCGCGCTGTCGCGGCATGCACGAAGCGGCGGGGCGCAGGTGTTGAGCGAATTCGTCGCCACGTTCGGGCTGCTCGGCGTGATTCTGGGGTGCTCACGGGTAGGGCCGACCGCGGTGGCCCTCGCGGTGGGTGCTTACATCAGTGCCGCCTACTGGTTCACGGCCTCGACGTCGTTCGCGAACCCCGCGGTGACGCTGGCTCGATCGCTCACGGACACGTTCGCGGGGATTCGCCCGGTCGACGTGCCGGGCTTCATCGCGGCGCAGATCACGGGAGCCGTCGCCGCGACGGCGGTGTTCGGATGGCTCCTCGCGGGCGACGCATCGAAGGAGCATACGCGATGA
- a CDS encoding arsenate reductase ArsC, with amino-acid sequence MKTVLFACVQNAGRSQMAGAFFNLLADASRARAMSAGTRPADHVHSQVVDVMREVGVDLSGVRPCLLTPELASQATLLVTMGCGEECPFVPGLERDDWALPDPHGESLERVRAIRDDIRARVERLVVDRGWR; translated from the coding sequence ATGAAGACCGTACTGTTCGCCTGCGTCCAGAACGCGGGCCGATCGCAGATGGCGGGCGCCTTCTTCAACCTGCTCGCCGACGCGAGTCGAGCGCGCGCCATGTCGGCGGGGACCAGGCCGGCCGACCACGTCCATTCGCAGGTCGTCGACGTCATGCGCGAGGTCGGCGTCGACCTGAGCGGCGTTCGCCCATGCCTTCTCACACCCGAGTTGGCGTCGCAGGCGACGCTCCTCGTGACGATGGGGTGCGGAGAAGAGTGCCCGTTCGTGCCGGGGCTCGAGCGCGACGACTGGGCGCTGCCCGATCCACACGGCGAGAGCCTCGAGCGCGTGCGCGCGATCCGCGACGACATCCGCGCCCGGGTCGAGCGCCTGGTCGTCGATCGCGGCTGGCGCTAG
- a CDS encoding SDR family NAD(P)-dependent oxidoreductase — MRRRVLLTGGTGFVGANLARRLADDGHAVHLLVRPEHARWRLEGLRDRVQLHRGSLDDRASVDRVVRRVKPEWVFHLAAHGAYSWETDLDRMVATNVTGTMHLVRACLRTGFEALVAAGSSSEYGFKKKAPSERDWLEPNSHYAVTKAAATHFCRLTAQKERVKIATLRLYSVYGPWEEPGRLMPTLIVRGLAGTLPPLVDPRVARDYVYADDVNEAFVLAAARPHPEPGPVWNVGTGKQTTIRQAVDVARRVLAIPQKPVWGTMPNRQWDTSAWVADAHAIRRALGWKPRFGFERGFRQMVAWLRAEPLAARRYRADRS; from the coding sequence GTGCGCCGTCGCGTTCTTCTGACGGGAGGCACCGGCTTCGTCGGCGCGAACCTCGCCCGGCGGCTGGCGGACGACGGGCACGCGGTGCATCTGCTCGTGCGCCCGGAGCACGCGCGCTGGCGGCTCGAGGGGCTGCGCGATCGCGTGCAGCTCCACCGCGGATCGCTCGACGATCGCGCGTCGGTCGATCGGGTCGTGCGCCGCGTGAAGCCCGAGTGGGTGTTTCACCTCGCGGCCCACGGCGCCTACTCGTGGGAGACCGACCTCGATCGCATGGTGGCGACCAACGTCACGGGCACGATGCACCTCGTGCGCGCGTGCCTCCGCACCGGCTTCGAGGCGTTGGTCGCCGCCGGATCGTCGTCGGAGTACGGCTTCAAGAAGAAGGCGCCGTCGGAGCGCGACTGGCTGGAGCCGAATAGCCACTACGCGGTCACCAAGGCGGCGGCGACCCACTTCTGTCGGCTGACGGCGCAGAAGGAGCGCGTGAAGATCGCGACCCTGCGGCTCTACTCGGTGTACGGGCCGTGGGAGGAGCCGGGTCGTCTCATGCCGACGCTCATCGTGCGCGGGCTCGCGGGCACGCTCCCGCCGCTCGTCGATCCCAGGGTCGCGCGCGACTACGTCTACGCCGACGACGTGAACGAGGCCTTCGTGCTCGCCGCGGCGCGGCCGCACCCCGAGCCGGGCCCGGTCTGGAACGTCGGCACCGGGAAGCAGACGACGATTCGCCAGGCGGTCGACGTCGCGCGCCGCGTGCTCGCGATCCCGCAGAAGCCGGTGTGGGGCACGATGCCGAACCGGCAGTGGGACACCTCGGCATGGGTCGCCGACGCGCATGCGATCCGTCGCGCGCTCGGCTGGAAGCCGCGCTTCGGCTTCGAGCGGGGGTTCCGGCAGATGGTCGCGTGGCTGCGCGCGGAGCCGCTGGCGGCGCGCCGCTACCGCGCGGACCGATCATGA
- a CDS encoding DUF4915 domain-containing protein, with product MSIRERLHAHADGAWRDPRAVAASWVGADGIDERLLRHRTRGRFWETLAATGTTLLVTREYEHLLVALHAGRRGPVVSYLPLPHPSGIAVDRRRGVVHVASTRNPNQVHDLVPAVAAPPVVGARAERLAGRPLVPVRTRVLPGGTYLHDLALVGGRLHGNAVGRNAVVRIDDDGTATPVWWPRCVERRGRPRLDRNYLQLNSIAAGRTVRGSYFSASTDAIGRLRPGHLDFPVDRRGVVFSGATREPVVRGLTRPHSARLRRGALWVDDSGYGEVGTCRDGRFEAIARPGGWTRGLGFSGGVAWVGTSRVLTRFRQYAPGLDPDRCICGVHAIDARSGRVLGSLVWPLGNQVFAVEPVPATWTSGLPIVAGRREPAREQGLFYGFVTE from the coding sequence ATGAGCATCCGCGAGCGCCTGCACGCGCACGCCGACGGTGCCTGGCGCGACCCGCGCGCCGTGGCCGCCTCGTGGGTCGGCGCCGACGGCATCGACGAGCGCCTGCTGCGGCACCGGACGCGCGGGCGCTTCTGGGAGACGCTCGCGGCGACCGGCACGACGCTCCTCGTGACGCGCGAGTACGAGCACCTGCTGGTCGCGCTGCACGCGGGCCGTCGGGGACCGGTCGTGTCGTATCTGCCGCTACCCCATCCGTCCGGCATCGCGGTCGATCGCAGGCGCGGCGTCGTCCACGTCGCGAGCACGCGCAACCCGAACCAGGTGCACGATCTCGTGCCGGCCGTGGCCGCGCCGCCGGTGGTGGGCGCCCGCGCGGAGCGGCTCGCGGGACGGCCGCTGGTACCGGTGCGGACGCGCGTGCTGCCGGGAGGAACCTACCTGCACGACCTGGCGCTCGTCGGCGGGCGCCTGCACGGCAACGCCGTCGGACGCAACGCCGTCGTCCGCATCGACGACGACGGCACGGCGACGCCCGTGTGGTGGCCGCGCTGCGTGGAGCGTCGCGGCAGGCCGCGCCTCGACCGCAACTACCTGCAGCTGAACTCGATCGCCGCCGGCAGGACGGTGCGCGGGTCGTACTTCTCGGCCTCGACCGATGCGATCGGGCGCCTGCGCCCCGGGCACCTGGACTTTCCCGTCGACCGGCGCGGCGTCGTCTTCTCGGGCGCGACGCGCGAGCCGGTCGTGCGCGGCCTCACGCGGCCGCACTCGGCGCGCCTGCGCCGCGGCGCGCTCTGGGTCGACGACAGCGGCTACGGCGAAGTCGGGACGTGCCGCGATGGACGCTTCGAGGCGATCGCGCGCCCCGGCGGATGGACGCGCGGGCTCGGCTTCTCCGGAGGCGTCGCGTGGGTCGGCACGTCGCGCGTGCTGACGCGCTTCCGGCAGTATGCGCCGGGTCTCGACCCGGACCGGTGCATCTGCGGCGTCCACGCGATCGACGCACGCTCGGGGAGGGTGCTCGGCAGCCTCGTCTGGCCGCTCGGCAACCAGGTGTTCGCCGTCGAGCCCGTGCCCGCGACCTGGACGAGCGGCCTCCCGATCGTCGCGGGCCGCCGCGAGCCCGCGCGGGAGCAGGGACTGTTCTACGGCTTCGTCACGGAGTAG
- a CDS encoding sulfotransferase encodes MSQDFRLLMIGAMYENGGNTTHRFLDGHPELFVYPFESQVGTRLVQDHLTSMFPVKYRWPAFPLDGTPAGDYHLIIDEEGKVRSRTPHVSKFRDWPFDMSDDARKARYVEIVNGTGRSRANNMAAFFRATFDVWKDYKRSGREKVHVGYSPIIVVDAAQILTDMPNGHVLHVVRNPWSAFADTKRRPVPLQLATYMLGWTLNQYHALLYRERFPDRLHIVRAEDVMRDSVGTLTPVLAKLGIGPADSLKQPSWNGNPLGTVYPWGTIRTPTPEANREEAETLSAAERDEIRQRTWQYLETFDYKGFLSGK; translated from the coding sequence ATGAGTCAGGATTTTCGCCTGTTGATGATCGGCGCCATGTACGAGAACGGCGGGAACACCACCCACCGCTTCCTGGACGGGCACCCCGAGCTGTTCGTCTACCCCTTCGAGTCACAGGTCGGCACGCGCCTCGTGCAGGATCACCTCACCTCGATGTTCCCGGTGAAGTACCGCTGGCCCGCGTTCCCGCTCGACGGCACGCCGGCCGGCGACTACCACCTCATCATCGACGAGGAAGGCAAGGTCCGCTCGCGCACGCCGCACGTGAGCAAGTTCCGCGACTGGCCGTTCGACATGTCGGACGACGCGCGCAAGGCCCGCTACGTCGAGATCGTGAACGGCACGGGCCGCTCGCGCGCGAACAACATGGCGGCCTTCTTCCGCGCCACCTTCGACGTGTGGAAGGACTACAAGCGCAGCGGCCGCGAGAAGGTCCACGTCGGCTACAGCCCGATCATCGTCGTCGACGCCGCGCAGATCCTGACCGACATGCCGAACGGCCACGTGCTGCACGTCGTGCGCAACCCGTGGTCGGCCTTCGCCGACACGAAGCGCCGTCCCGTGCCGCTGCAGCTCGCGACCTACATGCTCGGCTGGACCCTCAACCAGTACCACGCGCTGCTCTATCGCGAGCGCTTTCCCGATCGCCTCCACATCGTGCGCGCCGAGGACGTGATGCGCGACTCGGTGGGCACGCTCACGCCGGTGCTCGCGAAGCTCGGCATCGGCCCAGCGGATTCGCTGAAGCAGCCGTCGTGGAACGGCAACCCCCTCGGCACGGTCTACCCGTGGGGCACGATCCGCACGCCGACGCCCGAGGCGAACCGGGAGGAGGCCGAGACGCTCTCGGCGGCCGAGCGCGACGAGATCCGCCAGCGCACGTGGCAGTACCTCGAGACGTTCGACTACAAGGGGTTCCTGTCCGGGAAGTGA